The Thermoflavifilum sp. genome contains a region encoding:
- the sufD gene encoding Fe-S cluster assembly protein SufD, translating into MNKFIFNSFYQYLIDSYSALQEKHDADAPAWPEALLEHKQQAFALFKSQGFPSTKQEDWKYTNLAVPLQQIFHFPAQVTNADLKAALASATIKDADAYRIVLLNGKWQRPLSDPLPDGVHFLDGADALHHYYAEEYFASLADPTGISLVALNTAFVPAFNLLHIQKSTDRPLHIVHIYTSQEAAFLPERLLLVVEEGVRTQWIDSFHQLTSAPVFINYVAEQFLKEQVSMDVFLLNQLLPSAVLFHHSETYLHSQSTYHHLNFSFPGAGFIRNNINARLQGSSSEANLWGLYVGGDQQLVDNHTIVDHQVPNCNSNEWYKGILQDKSTGVFNGKIFVEKGAQKTNAFQKNNTILLSREATVHAKPQLEIFADDVKCSHGSTVGQMNEEALFYLRTRGLSELTARQLLIEAFAYDILSKVQHQAVANHVMQLLRRHLHVESSMLTNV; encoded by the coding sequence ATGAACAAGTTTATATTCAATTCGTTTTATCAATATCTGATAGATAGCTATTCTGCGCTTCAAGAAAAGCATGATGCCGATGCTCCAGCATGGCCAGAGGCCTTGCTGGAACATAAACAACAAGCATTTGCACTTTTTAAATCACAGGGTTTTCCATCAACCAAACAAGAAGATTGGAAATATACCAATCTGGCTGTACCACTGCAACAGATATTTCATTTTCCTGCACAGGTAACCAATGCTGACCTGAAAGCAGCGCTAGCAAGTGCAACCATCAAAGATGCTGATGCATATCGCATCGTATTGTTGAATGGTAAATGGCAACGCCCCCTCTCCGATCCCCTGCCCGATGGTGTACATTTCCTTGACGGAGCGGATGCCTTACATCATTACTATGCAGAAGAATATTTTGCAAGTCTGGCCGATCCAACCGGAATATCACTGGTGGCCCTGAATACCGCGTTTGTTCCTGCTTTTAACCTGTTGCATATCCAGAAATCTACCGATAGACCATTACATATTGTGCATATCTATACAAGCCAGGAAGCCGCTTTTTTACCGGAACGATTGCTGCTGGTTGTGGAAGAAGGTGTACGCACCCAATGGATAGATAGCTTTCATCAACTCACATCTGCACCTGTTTTTATCAACTATGTTGCAGAACAATTTTTAAAAGAGCAGGTGAGTATGGATGTGTTTTTACTTAACCAGCTGTTACCTTCCGCTGTACTCTTTCATCACAGCGAAACTTATTTGCATAGCCAGAGCACCTATCACCACCTGAATTTTTCTTTTCCCGGTGCTGGATTTATTCGCAACAACATCAATGCACGCCTGCAGGGCTCCTCATCGGAAGCCAATCTATGGGGCTTATATGTAGGCGGCGATCAACAATTAGTCGATAACCACACCATTGTAGATCATCAAGTGCCGAATTGTAACAGTAATGAATGGTATAAAGGCATTTTGCAGGATAAAAGTACGGGAGTATTCAACGGAAAAATCTTCGTAGAAAAAGGTGCACAGAAAACGAATGCATTTCAAAAAAACAACACCATTTTATTAAGCCGCGAAGCCACCGTGCATGCAAAACCCCAGCTCGAAATTTTTGCCGATGACGTAAAATGTTCGCATGGCTCAACGGTCGGTCAGATGAATGAAGAAGCTTTATTTTATCTGAGAACACGCGGATTGAGTGAACTTACTGCCAGGCAATTGTTGATTGAAGCTTTTGCTTACGATATTTTATCAAAAGTACAACATCAGGCTGTTGCCAACCATGTGATGCAATTGCTGCGACGGCATCTTCATGTGGAATCATCCATGCTTACCAATGTTTAA
- a CDS encoding SufE family protein, producing MTINEIQDELIEEFSLLTDWVDKYEYLIQLGKDLPPIDPQYKTDDHLIKGCQSKVWLHAELKDDGKIYFTADSDAIISKGLVSLVIRILSGHTPEEIANAELYCIDRMGLKEHLSPTRSNGLVSMIKQMKLYAIAFQAQVKNA from the coding sequence ATGACGATTAATGAAATTCAGGATGAATTGATTGAAGAATTCAGTCTGCTGACCGATTGGGTAGATAAATATGAATACCTCATTCAACTGGGAAAGGATTTACCGCCTATCGATCCGCAGTATAAAACAGATGATCATCTCATCAAAGGCTGCCAGTCGAAAGTATGGCTGCATGCCGAATTGAAAGACGATGGAAAAATTTATTTCACCGCCGATAGCGATGCCATTATTTCTAAAGGCCTGGTAAGTCTGGTCATTCGTATTCTTTCAGGACATACCCCGGAAGAAATTGCCAATGCTGAATTGTATTGTATTGATCGCATGGGATTAAAAGAACACCTTTCCCCTACCCGATCGAATGGACTGGTATCGATGATTAAGCAAATGAAACTCTATGCCATTGCTTTTCAAGCTCAAGTTAAAAATGCATGA
- a CDS encoding cysteine desulfurase — MANNLSTISAFTYQRKPVAAHFPALQQQVYGQPLIYFDNAATTQKPQSVIDAIVRYYSTINSNVHRGVHYLSQQATEASEETRRRVARFINARHAHEIIFTRGTTESINLVAYSYSKRFLKPGDNVVISAMEHHSNIVPWQIACEDHGATLRVIPMNEYGELLTDELDHLLDEHTRILSITWISNSLGTINPIQEIIQKAHQLDIPVLIDAAQAAPHMPIDVQAIDCDFLVCSGHKMYGPTGIGVLYGKEQWLERMPPYQGGGEMIKSVRFEKTEYNDLPFKFEAGTPHIEGTVCLRAALDFLESLPLAEAHAYEQHLLAYATQQLSQIAGLRIIGQAAHKSSILSFIIENTHPYDVGVLLDKMGIAVRTGHHCTQPVMDFFGIPGTVRVSLAVYNTPAEVDRLVSCLERAVQMLK; from the coding sequence ATGGCGAATAACCTTTCAACCATATCGGCTTTTACCTATCAACGCAAGCCTGTTGCCGCACATTTTCCTGCATTGCAACAACAGGTTTATGGGCAGCCGCTGATTTATTTTGATAATGCCGCAACCACGCAGAAACCGCAAAGCGTGATTGATGCTATCGTACGCTATTATTCTACCATCAACAGCAATGTACATCGCGGAGTACATTATCTGAGTCAGCAAGCTACAGAAGCCAGTGAAGAAACCCGTCGGCGCGTGGCACGTTTTATCAATGCCCGTCATGCTCATGAAATCATCTTCACAAGGGGCACTACAGAAAGCATCAACCTGGTCGCTTATTCCTACAGCAAACGCTTCCTGAAACCCGGCGATAATGTTGTGATCTCGGCCATGGAACATCATTCCAATATTGTGCCCTGGCAGATTGCCTGTGAGGATCATGGCGCCACCTTGCGCGTGATCCCCATGAATGAATATGGTGAACTGCTAACCGATGAGCTGGATCATTTGCTGGACGAACACACCAGAATTCTGTCCATTACCTGGATATCCAATTCACTGGGTACCATCAATCCCATTCAGGAAATCATCCAGAAAGCTCATCAACTTGATATTCCAGTACTGATAGATGCTGCCCAGGCGGCTCCTCACATGCCTATCGACGTACAGGCTATTGATTGCGATTTTCTGGTATGCTCGGGTCATAAAATGTACGGGCCCACAGGCATCGGCGTACTCTATGGAAAAGAACAATGGCTGGAACGCATGCCTCCCTACCAGGGCGGTGGAGAAATGATTAAGTCTGTACGTTTTGAAAAAACAGAATACAACGATCTGCCCTTTAAATTTGAAGCCGGCACGCCGCATATTGAAGGCACGGTGTGCTTGCGGGCGGCACTGGACTTTCTGGAAAGCTTGCCCCTTGCTGAAGCACACGCCTATGAACAACACTTGCTGGCATATGCCACCCAGCAGCTCAGCCAGATTGCCGGTTTGCGCATCATCGGGCAGGCTGCACATAAATCCAGTATTCTTTCGTTCATCATCGAAAATACCCATCCATACGATGTGGGCGTGCTTCTGGATAAAATGGGCATTGCCGTGCGCACCGGCCATCATTGCACCCAGCCCGTGATGGATTTCTTCGGCATCCCGGGCACCGTGCGTGTATCGCTGGCCGTGTACAATACACCTGCCGAGGTGGATCGACTGGTGAGCTGCCTGGAGAGAGCGGTACAGATGTTAAAATAA
- the sufC gene encoding Fe-S cluster assembly ATPase SufC, translating to MLQIKNLQASVNEEPILKGVDLEVKAGEIHAIMGPNGSGKSTLASVLAGNELYEVTGGEVWFEGKNLLEMPPEIRAREGLFMAFQYPVEIPGVSNINFLKTALTEIRAHRGLPPLSAREFMQRLKEKQELVEFNASLVNRSLNEGFSGGEKKRNEILQLAMLEPRLAILDETDSGLDIDALRIVANGVNKLRSKDNAFIIITHYQRLLQYIIPDFVHVLYDGRIIKSGTKELAYELEEKGYDWIKESVQASLS from the coding sequence ATGCTTCAGATTAAAAACTTACAGGCAAGTGTAAATGAAGAACCTATCCTGAAAGGCGTTGACCTTGAAGTGAAAGCTGGTGAAATCCATGCCATCATGGGTCCCAACGGATCAGGCAAAAGCACACTCGCTTCCGTACTGGCTGGGAATGAACTTTATGAAGTAACAGGTGGTGAAGTATGGTTCGAGGGCAAGAATTTACTGGAAATGCCACCCGAGATTCGAGCCCGTGAAGGATTGTTCATGGCCTTTCAATATCCGGTGGAAATTCCAGGTGTTTCCAATATCAACTTTTTAAAAACAGCCTTAACCGAAATCAGAGCACACAGAGGATTGCCACCACTCAGCGCCAGGGAATTCATGCAAAGACTGAAAGAAAAACAGGAACTGGTAGAATTCAATGCTTCCCTGGTGAACCGGTCGCTGAATGAAGGGTTCTCGGGCGGTGAAAAAAAGCGGAATGAAATCCTCCAGCTGGCTATGCTGGAGCCCAGACTGGCTATTCTGGATGAAACCGACTCCGGATTGGATATTGATGCCCTTCGCATTGTAGCCAATGGTGTGAACAAACTTCGTTCAAAAGATAATGCATTCATCATCATTACCCACTATCAGCGCCTTTTGCAATACATCATACCCGATTTTGTACACGTGTTATATGATGGCCGAATCATTAAATCGGGAACTAAAGAACTGGCCTACGAGCTCGAGGAAAAAGGCTACGACTGGATCAAGGAAAGTGTACAGGCATCTTTGAGCTGA
- a CDS encoding iron-sulfur cluster assembly protein yields the protein MVIDDQAGLQEPIISVLKTVYDPEIPVNIYDLGLVYELHINADGEVFILVTLTAPGCPVGADIVSEIDEKVRQIEGVKDVHVELTFDPPWNMGMMSDEAKLELGFM from the coding sequence ATGGTGATCGACGATCAGGCTGGATTGCAGGAACCCATTATATCAGTATTAAAAACCGTTTATGATCCGGAAATTCCGGTGAATATTTACGATCTGGGATTGGTGTATGAATTGCATATCAATGCAGACGGGGAAGTGTTTATACTGGTAACCCTCACCGCTCCAGGTTGCCCGGTGGGCGCCGATATTGTGAGTGAAATCGATGAAAAAGTCCGCCAGATTGAAGGAGTGAAAGATGTACACGTAGAGCTTACCTTCGACCCGCCCTGGAACATGGGCATGATGAGCGATGAAGCAAAACTGGAACTGGGCTTTATGTAA
- a CDS encoding LuxR C-terminal-related transcriptional regulator translates to MHPDDFHLAIVAQRHFLHGGNMFTGCCRVRFKKAKRWKWFYGIAYPLLLEEQSNRHLLICLFMEIHHRMHTPHQLRCLFKDMLQYSHRSLLGRLIDREREVLQLLVQGAEIKHIAHQLKISFFTVEEHIKHIKRKLGVRKLSTLIALGKDMGL, encoded by the coding sequence ATGCATCCCGACGATTTTCATTTAGCCATCGTGGCGCAACGTCATTTTTTGCATGGTGGAAACATGTTCACCGGTTGTTGCAGGGTTAGGTTCAAAAAGGCTAAACGCTGGAAATGGTTTTACGGCATAGCATATCCTCTCCTGCTGGAAGAGCAAAGCAATAGGCATCTGCTTATTTGCCTGTTTATGGAAATACACCACCGTATGCATACGCCTCATCAGCTCAGGTGTCTGTTTAAGGATATGCTTCAATATAGCCATCGCAGCTTACTGGGCAGACTAATAGACAGGGAAAGGGAAGTGCTTCAACTGCTTGTGCAGGGCGCCGAAATCAAGCATATTGCACATCAGTTGAAGATTAGCTTCTTTACAGTAGAAGAGCATATCAAACATATAAAAAGAAAACTGGGGGTCAGGAAATTGTCCACCCTGATAGCATTAGGGAAGGATATGGGATTATGA
- a CDS encoding RNA polymerase sigma-70 factor, whose product MKVDEQQCRQWLKDMVDGHEDAYRDLFFHVYTPLYRFALSIIKSHEAAEEIVSDVLLKVWQQHKRLAQIEQIRLYLYVAIKNTALNYQAKASKNLLERLEDHPVEWPATSAGPEELFLTAEMQRRIQLAVQQLPPRCRVIYQLIREYGLKHKEVAELLGLSQKTVEAQMGIALKKIAETLAPQMDRPIKPEARHKFPEE is encoded by the coding sequence ATGAAGGTCGACGAACAGCAGTGCAGGCAGTGGCTAAAGGATATGGTCGATGGGCATGAAGATGCGTATCGAGATTTATTCTTTCATGTGTATACCCCGCTCTACCGGTTTGCTTTGTCTATTATCAAGTCGCACGAGGCCGCCGAAGAGATCGTCTCGGATGTATTGCTGAAGGTCTGGCAACAACATAAACGATTGGCTCAGATTGAGCAGATCCGGCTGTACCTGTATGTGGCCATCAAGAATACGGCTTTGAATTACCAGGCCAAAGCCAGTAAAAACCTGCTGGAAAGGCTGGAAGATCATCCAGTGGAATGGCCTGCAACTTCGGCCGGACCGGAAGAATTGTTTTTAACCGCAGAAATGCAGCGTCGTATCCAGCTGGCTGTTCAACAATTACCTCCCCGTTGTCGGGTCATCTACCAGTTGATTCGAGAATACGGCCTGAAACACAAGGAAGTGGCCGAACTGTTAGGACTTTCCCAGAAAACCGTCGAAGCCCAGATGGGCATTGCTCTGAAAAAAATTGCCGAAACGCTTGCTCCACAGATGGATCGCCCGATCAAACCCGAAGCCAGGCATAAGTTTCCTGAAGAGTGA